The Halogranum gelatinilyticum genome contains a region encoding:
- a CDS encoding histone deacetylase family protein, which translates to MRFGYSDTCLDHDTGARHPETADRLRAIKRGLAKRHGVEYVDPDPATEAAVTAVHDADYVQEVKEFCASGGGNWDPDTVAAEATWDAALTSAGLSQWAAHEALDGRDGRQTPFALGRPPGHHAVEDDAMGFCFFNNAAVAARDVIDNGEAERVAIFDWDVHHGNGTQDIFYDTGDVFYASIHEDGLYPGTGDADETGEGDGEGTTLNIPLPAGTGDADFLLAIDDLLAPALDRFDPDLLIVSAGFDAHRHDPISRMRVSTEGYALMTDRVRSICERVDAALCFVLEGGYGLDTLSEGVATVHETFDGREPMDPDEEADEDTEELIAELREIHGLD; encoded by the coding sequence ATGCGCTTCGGCTACAGCGACACCTGTCTCGACCACGACACCGGCGCGCGGCATCCGGAGACGGCCGACCGGCTGCGCGCCATCAAGCGCGGGCTGGCGAAACGCCACGGCGTCGAGTACGTCGACCCGGATCCCGCGACGGAGGCTGCCGTCACCGCTGTCCACGACGCGGACTACGTCCAAGAGGTCAAGGAGTTCTGCGCCAGCGGCGGGGGGAACTGGGACCCCGACACCGTCGCTGCCGAGGCGACGTGGGACGCCGCGCTCACGAGTGCCGGGCTCTCGCAGTGGGCCGCCCACGAGGCACTCGACGGCCGTGACGGCCGCCAGACCCCTTTCGCGCTCGGCCGTCCGCCGGGTCACCACGCCGTCGAGGACGACGCCATGGGCTTCTGTTTCTTCAACAACGCCGCCGTCGCCGCCCGCGACGTCATCGACAACGGCGAGGCCGAGCGCGTCGCGATCTTCGACTGGGACGTCCACCACGGCAACGGCACGCAGGACATCTTCTACGACACGGGTGACGTCTTCTACGCCTCAATCCACGAGGACGGTCTCTACCCCGGCACGGGCGACGCCGATGAGACCGGCGAAGGCGACGGGGAGGGGACGACGCTGAACATCCCGCTGCCCGCTGGCACGGGCGACGCCGACTTCCTGCTCGCCATCGACGACCTGTTGGCCCCCGCGCTCGACCGGTTCGACCCCGACCTGCTCATCGTCTCGGCGGGCTTCGACGCCCACCGTCACGACCCCATCTCGCGGATGCGCGTCTCGACGGAGGGCTACGCGCTGATGACCGACCGCGTCCGCAGCATCTGCGAACGAGTCGACGCGGCACTCTGTTTCGTCCTCGAAGGCGGCTACGGGCTGGATACGCTCTCCGAGGGCGTCGCCACGGTCCACGAGACCTTCGACGGCCGTGAACCGATGGACCCCGACGAGGAGGCCGACGAGGACACTGAAGAACTCATCGCCGAGTTACGCGAGATTCACGGACTGGACTGA
- a CDS encoding histone: MSVELPFAPVDTIIRRNAGNLRVSADAAEELARRIQSHGATLAKDAAENATVDGRKTLMAEDFGVEQVVDRADLELPVAPVDRIARLDIDDRYRVSMSARIALADILEDYADNVAAAAAKLAHHADRRTIQAEDIQTYFSLFE, translated from the coding sequence ATGAGTGTTGAGCTGCCGTTCGCCCCGGTAGACACCATCATCCGGCGCAACGCCGGAAACCTCCGGGTGAGTGCGGACGCCGCCGAGGAGCTCGCGCGACGGATCCAGTCGCACGGCGCGACCCTCGCGAAGGACGCCGCCGAGAACGCGACCGTCGACGGTCGCAAGACCCTGATGGCCGAGGACTTCGGGGTCGAACAGGTCGTCGACCGCGCGGACTTGGAACTGCCGGTCGCCCCCGTCGACCGTATCGCCCGCCTCGACATCGACGACCGCTACCGGGTCTCGATGAGTGCCCGCATCGCGCTGGCGGACATCTTGGAGGACTACGCCGACAACGTCGCCGCCGCCGCCGCCAAACTGGCCCACCACGCCGACCGCAGGACCATCCAAGCCGAAGACATCCAGACGTACTTCTCCCTCTTCGAATAA
- a CDS encoding single-stranded DNA binding protein, with product MGAIEDVYEDLDTEVSFEEFEAAVQDKVEQMGGLADDETAAMLIAHELTDQGGEVSGIADIEPGMDEVKFLAKVVSVGELRTFERDGEDEDGRVVNVEVADETGRVRVSFWDGMAVDVVDSLEVGEVLRIAGRPKDGFNGVEVSIDKAEPAPDEEVDVQVLDTYQVEDLSLGLSDVNLKGKVLDTSEIRTFDRDDGSEGRVANLTVGDETGRVRVTLWDEQADRADELDTGVTVEVVDGYVRERDGSLELHVGSRGAVEELDEEVQYVPDTADIGDLEIGQTVDIAGGVIETDPKRTFDRDDGSQGQVRNIRVKDETGEIRVAMWGEKADTDVDLADHVVLTDVEIKDGWQEDLEASAGWRSTVSVTRDSLNDDSSGAASNGQGGLDAFGSDSSSDGGADSEAESAAGGAGGAAVATKTADADGEDVEFTGTVVQAGNPVVLDNGTKTRSVKTDAKLRLGEEVTVRGTLRDGTIDADDVF from the coding sequence ATGGGCGCGATAGAGGACGTCTACGAAGACCTCGACACGGAGGTTTCTTTCGAGGAATTCGAGGCTGCAGTCCAGGACAAAGTCGAACAGATGGGGGGGCTCGCGGACGACGAGACGGCGGCGATGCTCATCGCCCACGAGCTAACAGACCAGGGCGGCGAGGTGAGCGGCATCGCCGACATCGAACCCGGCATGGACGAGGTGAAGTTCCTCGCGAAGGTCGTCAGCGTCGGCGAGTTGCGCACCTTCGAGCGCGACGGCGAGGACGAGGACGGCCGCGTCGTCAACGTCGAGGTCGCCGACGAGACGGGTCGCGTCCGCGTCTCCTTCTGGGACGGGATGGCCGTCGACGTCGTCGACAGCCTCGAAGTCGGCGAGGTGCTCCGCATCGCGGGCCGCCCGAAGGACGGTTTCAACGGCGTCGAGGTCAGCATCGACAAGGCCGAGCCCGCTCCCGACGAGGAGGTGGACGTCCAAGTGCTCGACACCTACCAGGTCGAGGACCTCTCGCTCGGCCTCTCGGACGTCAACCTCAAAGGGAAGGTGCTCGACACCTCCGAAATCCGGACGTTCGACCGCGACGACGGGAGCGAGGGCCGCGTCGCCAACCTGACCGTCGGCGACGAGACGGGTCGCGTCCGCGTCACGCTGTGGGACGAGCAGGCCGACCGCGCCGACGAACTCGACACGGGCGTCACCGTCGAGGTCGTCGACGGCTACGTCCGCGAGCGCGACGGCTCGCTGGAACTCCACGTCGGCTCGCGCGGCGCGGTCGAGGAACTCGACGAGGAGGTCCAGTACGTCCCCGACACCGCCGACATCGGCGACTTGGAGATCGGCCAGACGGTCGACATCGCGGGCGGTGTCATCGAGACGGACCCCAAGCGCACCTTCGACCGCGACGACGGCTCGCAGGGACAGGTCCGCAATATCCGCGTCAAAGACGAGACGGGCGAGATCCGCGTCGCGATGTGGGGCGAGAAGGCCGACACCGACGTCGACCTCGCGGACCACGTCGTGCTGACGGACGTCGAGATCAAGGACGGCTGGCAGGAGGATCTGGAGGCCTCCGCGGGCTGGCGTTCGACCGTGAGCGTCACGCGCGACAGTCTCAACGACGACTCGTCGGGCGCGGCGAGCAACGGACAGGGCGGGCTGGACGCGTTCGGGAGTGACTCCAGCAGCGACGGCGGAGCCGACAGCGAGGCCGAGAGCGCGGCAGGCGGTGCTGGCGGAGCGGCGGTCGCGACGAAGACGGCCGACGCCGACGGCGAGGACGTCGAGTTCACCGGGACGGTCGTCCAGGCCGGGAACCCGGTCGTCCTCGACAACGGAACCAAGACCCGGAGCGTCAAGACCGACGCCAAACTGCGACTCGGCGAGGAGGTGACCGTCCGCGGGACGCTCCGTGACGGCACCATCGACGCCGACGACGTGTTCTGA
- a CDS encoding DUF7564 family protein — translation MTTHPTCIDCGDTYLSRNGYHGYYCPECHGAWQGKQQPAPKRSRRLRFSPSPTRSTRPTRPTRPSITRRTPEQSTSRRRHGREK, via the coding sequence ATGACCACCCATCCCACCTGCATCGACTGCGGCGACACCTATCTGAGCCGCAACGGCTACCACGGCTACTACTGCCCCGAGTGCCACGGCGCGTGGCAAGGGAAACAACAGCCCGCCCCGAAGCGGAGCCGACGACTCCGGTTCTCGCCGTCCCCCACGCGCTCGACGCGTCCCACGCGTCCCACGCGGCCGAGCATCACCCGCAGGACTCCCGAACAGTCGACCTCGCGACGACGCCACGGTCGCGAGAAGTGA
- a CDS encoding DUF309 domain-containing protein produces MDDALRAGVAVYNVGEYHAAHDAWEDEWLGLADGTDDERLLHGLIQFTAAVYHARRGNWSGATGLAESAGEYLSGLPATSHGVDLDVVRDYLAALEADPERVERAAPPKLTVEGDAVTPRDLDFAAAALAAEIVAEEYDRYDESVVAAGIDYAREELGSAQTRFITFVMDFAADVEHRDIIYQRLSEHVERRQHKKRDVEGLFD; encoded by the coding sequence ATGGACGACGCACTCCGGGCTGGCGTCGCCGTCTACAACGTCGGCGAGTACCACGCGGCCCACGACGCCTGGGAAGACGAGTGGCTCGGGTTGGCCGACGGCACCGACGACGAGCGTCTCCTCCACGGACTGATTCAGTTCACCGCAGCCGTCTACCACGCCCGTCGGGGGAACTGGTCGGGGGCGACGGGGCTGGCCGAGAGTGCGGGCGAGTATCTCTCGGGGCTCCCGGCGACGTCCCACGGCGTCGACCTCGACGTCGTCCGCGACTATCTCGCTGCCCTCGAAGCCGACCCGGAACGTGTCGAGCGCGCTGCCCCGCCGAAACTGACCGTCGAGGGCGACGCCGTGACGCCGCGGGATCTCGACTTCGCGGCCGCCGCGTTGGCTGCCGAAATCGTCGCCGAAGAGTACGACCGCTACGACGAATCAGTCGTCGCCGCCGGTATCGACTACGCTCGCGAAGAACTGGGAAGCGCGCAGACGCGCTTTATCACCTTCGTGATGGATTTCGCGGCCGACGTGGAGCACCGCGACATCATCTACCAGCGGCTCTCCGAACACGTCGAGCGACGGCAACACAAGAAACGCGACGTCGAAGGGCTGTTCGACTGA
- the azf gene encoding NAD-dependent glucose-6-phosphate dehydrogenase Azf: MDDPVLLTGAGGRVGQAILRDLADDYDWRLLDREPLPREKIPESVDADAVYVADVTDDEAVAEAVDGVGAIIHLAGDPRPEAPWDSVLRNNIDGTQTVFEAAVEADVDKVAFASSNHAVGAFETDERTPDMYRPHDDYRLDGTELPRPSNLYGVSKATGETLGRYYHDHYDLSVVCVRIGNLTRGHPPWNYERGQAMWLSYRDCARLFDCCLTADYGYEIVYGISDNERKYYDISRAREVLGYEPVDNSKEFEDHPKNQ, from the coding sequence ATGGACGACCCGGTTCTCCTCACGGGTGCCGGCGGCCGCGTTGGACAGGCCATCCTACGCGACCTCGCCGACGACTACGACTGGCGACTACTCGACCGTGAACCGCTCCCACGAGAGAAGATCCCCGAGAGCGTCGACGCAGACGCCGTCTACGTCGCCGACGTGACCGACGACGAGGCGGTCGCCGAGGCCGTCGACGGCGTCGGTGCGATCATCCACCTCGCGGGCGACCCCCGGCCCGAAGCACCGTGGGACAGCGTGCTCCGCAACAACATCGACGGTACACAGACCGTCTTCGAGGCGGCCGTCGAGGCCGACGTCGACAAGGTCGCCTTCGCCTCCTCGAACCACGCGGTCGGCGCCTTCGAGACCGACGAGCGCACCCCCGACATGTACCGCCCACACGACGACTACCGCCTCGACGGGACGGAACTCCCCCGTCCGAGCAACCTCTACGGCGTCAGCAAGGCCACCGGCGAGACGCTCGGCCGCTACTACCACGACCACTACGACCTCTCGGTCGTCTGCGTCCGTATCGGCAACCTCACGCGCGGCCATCCGCCGTGGAACTACGAGCGCGGCCAGGCGATGTGGCTCTCCTACCGCGACTGTGCGCGACTCTTCGACTGCTGTCTCACCGCCGACTACGGCTACGAGATCGTCTACGGTATCAGCGACAACGAACGGAAATACTACGACATCTCCCGCGCTCGCGAGGTCCTTGGTTACGAACCGGTCGACAACTCGAAAGAGTTCGAGGACCACCCGAAGAATCAGTGA
- a CDS encoding dihydroneopterin aldolase family protein, translated as MPTDAETACFEAGIKFGTLYHQFAGTPVSPASSRSLETAMAEAIENQPHCEAVTVDILDDALEAELAGQSADYTELTGRFMEVEMRIAYEGVTVNTRMEMEGDYPLMKLVSVEDAPDN; from the coding sequence ATGCCGACAGACGCAGAGACCGCGTGTTTCGAGGCGGGCATCAAGTTCGGGACGCTCTATCACCAGTTCGCTGGCACGCCGGTCAGTCCGGCGTCGTCGCGGAGTCTGGAGACCGCGATGGCCGAGGCCATCGAGAACCAGCCGCACTGCGAAGCCGTCACGGTCGACATTCTCGATGATGCCCTCGAAGCCGAGCTGGCGGGCCAGTCGGCGGACTACACCGAGCTCACGGGCCGGTTCATGGAGGTCGAGATGCGCATCGCCTACGAGGGTGTCACGGTCAACACCCGGATGGAGATGGAGGGCGACTATCCGCTGATGAAGCTCGTCTCCGTCGAGGACGCTCCAGACAACTGA
- a CDS encoding DUF5790 family protein — protein MSSQSTLEDDDLFGEAAAEMRADVEEHLQQAWDELPDSDDVWDTEADNVLGVLNGLRSALDAGDAEDHLRQAKKWYTMGQRADAFEDADDLAEEIEAVEEVIEMLADAREQVGGLTSTMPQLRGALDEAMERDDDDEEEEEEEVDADEEDEEDEEDEEE, from the coding sequence ATGAGTAGTCAGTCGACACTCGAGGACGACGACCTGTTCGGCGAAGCGGCGGCCGAGATGCGCGCGGACGTCGAAGAGCATCTCCAGCAGGCGTGGGACGAACTGCCGGACAGCGACGACGTCTGGGATACCGAGGCTGACAACGTCCTCGGCGTACTCAACGGGCTTCGCTCGGCGTTGGACGCCGGTGACGCCGAGGACCATCTCCGACAGGCGAAGAAGTGGTACACGATGGGCCAGCGCGCCGACGCCTTCGAGGACGCCGACGACCTCGCCGAGGAGATCGAGGCCGTCGAGGAGGTCATCGAGATGCTCGCCGACGCCCGCGAACAGGTGGGCGGACTGACGAGCACGATGCCGCAGCTCCGCGGCGCGCTCGACGAGGCGATGGAGCGTGACGACGACGACGAAGAGGAGGAGGAAGAAGAGGTCGACGCGGACGAAGAAGACGAGGAAGACGAGGAAGACGAAGAAGAGTAA
- a CDS encoding creatininase family protein, translating into MHLADATWTDVDDCDTDLALLPVGSTEQHGPHAPLGTDTLTATAVADAAAEAYDEEVVVAPAIPVGVAEEHRQFTGTLWVSPETFRDYVRETVQSLAHHGFDRVVVVNGHGGNVDALREVTGTISRHDDAYAVAFTWFESVGEHSSDMGHGGPLETAMLRHLAPELVQEDRLDEAREGAADGWGEWVSRVNLAHDSAEFSENGVVGDPAEGDTERGEELLTLATASLVKLLDAVAKRDVRRPDHR; encoded by the coding sequence ATGCATCTCGCGGACGCCACGTGGACCGACGTCGACGACTGCGACACGGACCTCGCGCTTCTCCCCGTCGGCAGCACCGAACAGCACGGGCCACACGCCCCGCTCGGCACGGACACTCTCACTGCCACTGCCGTCGCCGACGCGGCCGCCGAGGCGTACGACGAAGAGGTCGTCGTCGCTCCCGCCATCCCTGTCGGCGTCGCCGAGGAACATCGCCAGTTCACCGGGACGCTCTGGGTCTCACCCGAGACCTTCCGCGACTACGTGCGCGAGACGGTCCAGAGCCTCGCCCACCACGGTTTCGACCGGGTCGTCGTCGTCAACGGCCACGGCGGCAACGTCGACGCGCTCCGCGAGGTCACGGGGACCATCAGCCGTCACGACGACGCCTACGCCGTCGCCTTCACCTGGTTCGAGTCGGTCGGCGAGCACTCCTCGGACATGGGTCACGGCGGCCCGCTGGAGACGGCGATGCTCCGACATCTCGCGCCCGAGTTGGTCCAGGAGGACCGTCTCGACGAAGCCCGCGAGGGCGCGGCTGACGGCTGGGGCGAGTGGGTCTCGCGGGTCAACCTCGCCCACGACTCCGCGGAGTTCTCCGAGAACGGCGTCGTCGGCGACCCGGCCGAGGGCGACACCGAGCGTGGCGAGGAGCTGCTGACGCTGGCGACGGCGTCGCTCGTGAAACTGCTCGATGCCGTCGCGAAAAGAGACGTCCGCCGACCGGACCACCGCTGA
- a CDS encoding ABC transporter ATP-binding protein — translation MSLSTDEDDPFEAQRERAENPMRRLFSEYGGDNVFQFVVGFLASVAARVLDLIPPVILGVAVDAVFRDEKSFAEALPVLPTAWVEPFVPATEIGQFYFAIGLIVVGFFGGAAFHWIRNWGWNSFAQNIQHAIRTDTYDKMQRLNMDFFADKQTGEMMSILSNDVNRLERFLNDGMNSFFRLSVMVLAIAAILFSYNWQLALIALVPVPLIALFTWKFVQIIQPKYGEVRSSVGQLNSRLENNLGGIQVIKTSNTEDFESDRVDDSSMGYFDANWDAINTRIKFFPALRIIAGIGFAVTFFVGGLWVINGTGPGPLTGDLSEGQFVTFILLTQQFIWPMAQFGQIINMYQRARASSARIFGLMDEPSRIAEDPNAEDLVVSRGRVEYDDVSFAYGDDDADPIIEDISFTVDGGDTLALVGPTGAGKSTVLKLLLRMYDVDEGAISVDGQDLRDVTIPSLRQAIGYVSQETFMFYGTVKENIAYGTFDASDDDIVEAAKAAEAHEFIQNLPEGYDTEIGERGVKLSGGQRQRLSIARAILKDPEILVLDEATSDVDTETEMLIQRSLDRLTKNRTTFSIAHRLSTIKDADQIVVLEDGRIVERGGHDDLLAEDGLYAHLWGVQAGEIDELPEEFIERASRRQARTEAQDD, via the coding sequence ATGAGTCTCTCCACCGACGAAGACGACCCGTTCGAAGCCCAACGCGAACGGGCCGAAAACCCCATGCGCCGACTCTTCTCGGAGTACGGGGGCGACAACGTCTTCCAGTTCGTGGTCGGGTTCCTCGCGAGCGTCGCCGCCCGTGTCCTCGACCTCATCCCGCCGGTCATCCTCGGCGTCGCCGTCGACGCCGTCTTCCGCGACGAGAAGTCCTTCGCCGAGGCACTGCCCGTCCTGCCGACCGCGTGGGTCGAACCGTTCGTCCCCGCGACGGAGATCGGCCAGTTCTACTTCGCCATCGGTCTCATCGTGGTCGGCTTCTTCGGCGGCGCGGCCTTCCACTGGATCCGCAACTGGGGCTGGAACTCCTTCGCGCAGAACATCCAGCACGCCATCCGGACCGACACGTACGACAAGATGCAGCGGCTGAACATGGACTTCTTCGCCGACAAGCAGACCGGCGAGATGATGTCTATCCTCTCGAACGACGTCAACCGCCTGGAGCGGTTCCTCAACGACGGGATGAACTCCTTCTTCCGCCTGTCGGTGATGGTGCTCGCCATCGCGGCCATCCTCTTCTCCTACAACTGGCAACTCGCGCTCATCGCGCTCGTGCCCGTCCCGCTCATCGCACTGTTCACCTGGAAGTTCGTCCAGATTATCCAGCCGAAGTACGGCGAAGTTCGCTCCTCCGTGGGACAGCTCAACTCGAGATTGGAAAACAACCTCGGCGGCATCCAGGTCATCAAGACCTCCAACACGGAGGACTTCGAGTCCGACCGCGTCGACGACTCCTCGATGGGCTACTTCGACGCCAACTGGGACGCCATCAACACCCGCATCAAGTTCTTCCCTGCCCTCCGCATCATCGCGGGAATCGGCTTCGCCGTGACCTTCTTCGTCGGCGGCCTGTGGGTCATCAACGGTACCGGCCCCGGCCCGCTCACCGGCGACCTCTCGGAGGGGCAGTTCGTCACGTTCATCCTGCTCACCCAGCAGTTCATCTGGCCGATGGCGCAGTTCGGGCAGATCATCAACATGTACCAGCGTGCCCGTGCCTCCAGTGCCCGCATCTTCGGCCTGATGGACGAACCGTCGCGCATCGCCGAGGACCCCAACGCTGAGGACCTCGTCGTCTCCCGCGGCCGCGTCGAGTACGACGACGTCTCGTTCGCCTACGGCGACGACGACGCGGACCCCATTATCGAGGACATCTCCTTCACCGTCGACGGCGGCGACACGCTCGCGCTCGTCGGCCCGACGGGAGCGGGTAAGTCGACCGTACTCAAACTCCTCTTGCGGATGTACGACGTCGACGAGGGAGCCATCAGCGTCGACGGCCAGGACCTGCGAGACGTGACCATCCCCAGCCTCCGACAGGCCATCGGCTACGTCAGCCAGGAGACGTTCATGTTCTACGGGACGGTCAAGGAGAACATCGCTTACGGGACCTTCGACGCCAGCGACGACGACATCGTCGAGGCCGCGAAGGCCGCCGAGGCCCACGAGTTCATCCAAAACCTCCCCGAGGGCTACGACACCGAAATCGGCGAACGCGGCGTGAAACTCTCGGGCGGCCAGCGTCAACGGCTCTCCATCGCCCGCGCCATCCTCAAGGACCCCGAGATCCTCGTGCTCGACGAGGCCACCTCCGACGTCGACACCGAGACGGAGATGCTCATCCAGCGGTCGCTGGACCGCCTGACCAAAAACCGGACGACCTTCTCCATCGCCCACCGCCTCTCGACAATCAAGGACGCCGACCAGATCGTCGTCCTCGAAGACGGCCGCATCGTCGAACGCGGCGGCCACGACGACCTGCTCGCCGAGGACGGTCTCTACGCACATCTCTGGGGCGTGCAGGCCGGCGAAATCGACGAACTCCCCGAGGAGTTCATCGAGCGGGCGAGTCGGCGGCAGGCCCGGACCGAGGCACAGGACGACTAA
- a CDS encoding DUF7538 family protein: MSNAEALAALDGWQAEGFAARVHYRGADDHYSIEYYEPSDCVLYWKVKGDGETAVPVGRDTVPDPLRTRIRQDLAEAGVDPEVESRVV; this comes from the coding sequence ATGAGCAACGCCGAGGCACTCGCCGCCCTCGATGGCTGGCAGGCCGAAGGGTTCGCCGCGCGCGTCCACTACCGCGGTGCCGACGACCACTACAGTATCGAGTATTACGAACCGAGCGACTGCGTCCTCTACTGGAAGGTGAAGGGTGACGGAGAGACCGCCGTGCCAGTCGGCCGCGATACCGTTCCCGACCCTCTCAGGACGCGGATTCGCCAGGACTTGGCCGAAGCCGGAGTCGACCCCGAGGTCGAGTCGCGAGTAGTGTAG
- a CDS encoding DUF192 domain-containing protein — protein MPSRTTLALAVVLVLAVGGVAAYDLGYLSGSDYDRTTVTVVDDADGDTLATVDVRIADTFEKRYTGLSDTGSLDTDEGMLFVHDAEGDHAYVMRDMAFPIDIVFIDANGTITAIHHAPLEEQDDDLTRYRGTGKYVLEVPYDYTTDYGIEVGDTVEIADRETSEE, from the coding sequence ATGCCCTCACGGACTACGCTCGCCCTTGCCGTCGTCCTCGTCCTCGCCGTCGGCGGCGTCGCCGCGTACGACCTCGGCTACCTGTCCGGGAGCGACTACGATCGAACCACGGTCACCGTCGTCGACGACGCTGACGGCGACACGCTCGCGACCGTCGACGTCCGCATCGCCGACACCTTCGAGAAGCGCTATACGGGCCTGAGCGACACCGGATCGCTCGACACCGACGAGGGGATGCTGTTCGTCCACGACGCCGAAGGCGACCACGCCTACGTGATGCGGGACATGGCCTTCCCCATCGACATCGTCTTCATCGACGCCAACGGCACCATCACGGCCATCCACCACGCACCGCTGGAGGAGCAGGACGACGACCTGACGCGGTACCGCGGCACTGGGAAGTACGTCCTCGAAGTCCCGTACGACTACACGACCGACTACGGCATCGAAGTCGGCGACACCGTCGAAATCGCCGACCGAGAGACGAGCGAGGAGTGA